GGCCCAAGGTCGTGCTGTCCAACGTGAACCTGCAGGTGGAGGAAGGCGAAAGCCTTGTGGTGCTGGGCGGCTCCGGCACGGGCAAGACCGTGCTGCTGCGCAACATCATGGGCCTGCTGACACCCGATTCCGGCCACGTGGCGGTGGAAGGCAAGATCATCGCCCAGCTGTCGCGCGAAGAACTCTTCGAGGTGCGCCAGAGCATCGGCATGTGCTTCCAGATGGCGGCCCTCTTCGACTCCATGACGGTCTTCGAGAACGTGGCTTTCGGCCTCCGCCGCCACCGTGAGATGGGCGAAGAGGAGATTCGCGCCCGGGTGGAGGAGTGCCTCTCCATGGTGGGCATGAAGGGCACGGATCAGCTGAAACCTGCTGAGCTGTCCGGTGGCATGAAGCGGCGCGTGGGGTTTGCCCGCGCCATCGCCCTCAAGCCCAAGATCCTGCTCTTCGACGAGCCCACGACAGGGCTCGATCCTGTGATGACGGACGTCATCGGCCGCATCATCCTCGACCTCAAGCACGAACTGGGTGTCACAAGCATCACCATCACGCACGACCTGAAGTCAGCCTTCGAGATCGCCGACCGCATCGCCCTGATCTTCCGGGGTGAATGCATTGCCTGCGAGACGCCGACCCAGTTCAAGGTCAACCCGCACCCGGTCATTCAACAGTTCCTGCGGGGGGATGCCGATGGCCCCTTCCTGCAGGATCCGCCCCCGCCCAAGCGCAAGAGCCAGGAGGCCCACGCATGAAGCTGGAAACCAAAGTTGGCCTCTTTTTCACCGGCGCCATTGCCCTCATGGCCGTGCTCATCTTCCGCACGGAAAAGCTCGAAATCGGAGGCAAGCGCAATCAGACGGAGCGCTACACCTATTTTGACCAGGTGGCTGGCCTGAACCTTCAGAGCAAGGTCCTCATCGCGGGCGTCAAGGTGGGTGAAGTGCGCACCATCACCCTGGAGAACGGGAAGGCCCGGCTGACCATTGGCCTATCCAATGAATACCCGATCTACGCGGATGCGGTGGTATCCCTGGGTTCCATCGGCATTCTGGGTGAGAAGTACGTGGATCTGGATCCCGGCCATAGCGCCAAGGGCCCCTTCCCCGAGGGCAGGCCACTGCCCAGCAAGGCCGGGGTGAGCATGGATAGCCTCATGGAGACCCTGGCCGATATTGGCAAGAATGTGAAGGGCGTGACCCAGGCGCTGAATGAATCCATTGGGGGCGAGCAGGGGCGGCAGAAGCTCGATGAGATCGTGGACAACATCCGCCTCCTGACTGGCGAGGTGCGGGCCATGGCGCAGGAGAACCACGGCGCCATCAACCACACCCTGGCCAACGTGGAAGCCATCACCGCTGAACTCAAGGACAAACTGCCGAAGCTGGCTCAACAGTATGAAAACGTGGGCAAGAACCTCAACGCCATGATCGAGGAGAACCGTCCCGAGATCAAAGGCGTGGTGGGTGATGTCCGCAAGCTGGCCCAAAGCTTTCAAGGTTCTGCGGACAACATCCGAACCCTCACGGACAGGCTGAACCGGGGTGAGGGCACCATCGGCAAGCTGCTGAACGATGACACCACCGTGAAGAAGATCAACGAGGCCGTGGACAACCTCAATGGGCTGCTCGGCGGCGTGAACAAGATGGACTTCCGCCTCGACATGAACGGCGCCCAGTGGGACAAGCGCAAGGACAGCCGGGTGGGCCTCGACATCGAGATCGCGCCACGCCCGGACTACTGGTACGCCCTCGGTCTGGGCTCCACGCCAGACGGCAAGATTGCTGAAAGCACCCGCACCGTCACCAAGCTGGATCCCATCACGGGTCAGCCGGTCACCGTGCTGGAGAGAAGCCAGTTCGTCACCAGCGACCGGGCTCTCACAGCCTCGGCCCAGTTTGCCAAGCGCATCGGCCCCGCCGTGTTCTCTGCGGGCATCGTGGAGGGCAAGGGCGGCGGCGGGCTGGAG
This sequence is a window from Geothrix sp. PMB-07. Protein-coding genes within it:
- a CDS encoding MlaD family protein, with the protein product MKLETKVGLFFTGAIALMAVLIFRTEKLEIGGKRNQTERYTYFDQVAGLNLQSKVLIAGVKVGEVRTITLENGKARLTIGLSNEYPIYADAVVSLGSIGILGEKYVDLDPGHSAKGPFPEGRPLPSKAGVSMDSLMETLADIGKNVKGVTQALNESIGGEQGRQKLDEIVDNIRLLTGEVRAMAQENHGAINHTLANVEAITAELKDKLPKLAQQYENVGKNLNAMIEENRPEIKGVVGDVRKLAQSFQGSADNIRTLTDRLNRGEGTIGKLLNDDTTVKKINEAVDNLNGLLGGVNKMDFRLDMNGAQWDKRKDSRVGLDIEIAPRPDYWYALGLGSTPDGKIAESTRTVTKLDPITGQPVTVLERSQFVTSDRALTASAQFAKRIGPAVFSAGIVEGKGGGGLEFRTLDGDKLRLGILAYDFTKRDDKPNPRYRFTTSYQFWKGAYVQAGIQDIGNKDLRTVFFGGGLRWCDDDLKKLVGLAGAAK
- a CDS encoding ABC transporter ATP-binding protein, which encodes MAVIDVVNLSKAFGPKVVLSNVNLQVEEGESLVVLGGSGTGKTVLLRNIMGLLTPDSGHVAVEGKIIAQLSREELFEVRQSIGMCFQMAALFDSMTVFENVAFGLRRHREMGEEEIRARVEECLSMVGMKGTDQLKPAELSGGMKRRVGFARAIALKPKILLFDEPTTGLDPVMTDVIGRIILDLKHELGVTSITITHDLKSAFEIADRIALIFRGECIACETPTQFKVNPHPVIQQFLRGDADGPFLQDPPPPKRKSQEAHA